The window CTGAGGACACCATCAAGCCGGTATCGCAACCTCGGCTGGTTTTCAAACATCTCAATATGGATATCACTGGAACCAATTTCGAGAGCCTTATTGAGGATGTTATTTACCAATCTTACTACAGGAGCTTCTAATGCCAGGTCTTTTAACTTTTCCAGATCATCGGCAACTTCTGATTCAAATCCATACGCAACACTTTCTCCCTGCTCTGTGCTGTATACTTCCTCAATAGCAGTAATAATATCTTTTTCACAGCCAATAAAGATGTTTAACTGCTTTTTTGTCGACGTCTCTATGAGTTCTATGAGCGAACGGTCTGAGGGATCTGCAAACACAATATCAACAGAACCGTTGTGCTGCTTGAGAGGTAATATCCTGTTAGATGACAGGAACGTAATTGGCAGAAATTCAATTACTTCAAACTTCTCCCCCCTTTTCATTTCCCAGATAGGCAGGTTAAATATCTGCCCGAATGAATCCCGCAGATCTTCCTCGGATATAATTCCGAGATTCAATAAAATCCGGTCTACTCTTTCGTGAGTTTCCTTTTGAAGATGTCTCACTTTTTCAACATCTGCTTCTGATATCTTGTCTGTTTGCAAGATTACATTGAGTAATTTGTCTTCTAATCCTCGCATGGTAATTCTATGGGATTCAAGGATACGTTACAAAATTGCAGGAGCCCCACATGCATCCGGTGTGGCCCTGATAGAATGCTATATCATCATAAATGTGTCACTTCATGCACACTCTGCGAAACCTCCCGACAGCTGAATGGAAGAAGATGTGGCATATTTTACTCCCAGCTGACAATATCAGCATCCTCATCTGTTCCACCTTCGCTGCCATCAGCACCGTAAGAGAGCAAATCATAATCTCCATGCTCGCCCGGATATTTATAAACGTACTCTGCACCCCATGGATCATTCGGTATTACACTTTTCTTCAGATAGGGGCCGTTCCAGTTTTTTGTCCCATCAGACTTTGTAATCAAAGCGTTCATACCCGCTTCCTGTGAGGGGTATTTACCCGTGTCCAACCTGTACATATCCAAGGCAGTGGATAACAGTTCTATCTGTGCCTTTGCTGCCGTCTGTTTTGATGTCCCGACTTTGCCTATTAATTTTGGCACAATAAATGCCGCCAGCAAGCCTATAATGACCATCACTATTAAGAGCTCAATCAAGGTAAATCCATTGACACCTGTACGCCTCACTTTTTTTTCCTTTTTATCCATTTTTTACATATCCTCTCTCAAAAAAATGTAATTATAGCAGCTCTTGCCCTTCTGAGTTTATCGCAAAATACCATACCAGTCAATATACTTTTACCATACGAACACGCAAACAGATGCGTAGAATAATGAACAAGAATCATTGTACACACTAGAGAAAGTTCTTCGCCACCTCAATTCGTTTTGCTATTGGAGGATGGTCGTAAAAAAGTAATTCAATAATTCTGTTAGGAGCCCTGTCCGCAAGATTTTGATCTGCCAGCTTGTTCATCGTAGAAATAAAGGCCTGAGGATTGTTTGTCTTTATTATCGCGTATTTGTCACATGCGCGCTCCCACCTCCTGCTGCAGGCGTTCTGAATTGGCAGCAGAAGTAATCCAAAAAAGGCAAAAACAATACAGAGAAGAGGAAATGCCGCTATATCGTGGATATATTGGAATCCGAAATATGTCAGTACATTTATCACCACATAATGACACAATGCAAATCCTGCAAAGCTCGTTATAACTCCAATAGCTAAAAGTTTCCATATGTGATGGTATACATGGTGGCCTAATTCGTGAGCAAAAACGGAGTTTATCTCAGCAGATGAATATGATTCTAATAGAGTATCACCCAAGAGCACCCTCCTCGTGCTCCCAAGACCTGCAAGTGCAGCATTCGCCTTCTTTGTGTTTTTACTCAGATTAATTTTATAGACCCCCTCAATAGTTATGCCTGTGCCTTCCGCAAGCTTGAGAAACCCCTCTTTGATATCTACCCTCTCAATAGGCACCATTTTATAAAAGAGCGGCAAGATAAGTACCGGAGCAAGCTTTGCCATAATGATCGAGAAGAAAATCCAGACTATTGAGGTAAGGATCCACCATGAACCTGGAAAATTTCTCAGGAACAGGTACATTATCTCTCCTAAAAAAATAAGGAAAACAACTGAAAGGAGAAATTTCTTGAGCTCGTCCCTGATCCACCCCAGAAATGTCTGATTAGACAATTTGAATAGATGTTCAAGAATAAACCCGCTATAGAGCTGAAGGGGCATTGTGAACAGTTCAAGCAAAAGAATGAAGGCAAAGAGGTAAAGGGCGATCAGGAGGTACTGATTGGTCGTAATAAACCAGAGGTAGTACTTGAGGATATTTGAACCTAAGAGTGCCATAAATACCAGATATAAAATAGTAACACACGCACCTGACAATAGTGATATATTTTTTTGTGCAGAATATTTTTTAGATAGATGCAAAGCCTTATCTTTTTCGTTATTCGACATGTCTCTCACTTCCTGTTTAAATACTTGCTGTACTCATCTTATAACGGGAAGGTGCCTCGGATTCCTCTCGATGTATAGGTCAGCTCATGCTCTACCGTACCTGCCCATCATTCTTCAAAAACCCGTTTACCTCTTGAAGGTTGGGTATTGCCGTTCTGCCACCTATCTTTCTGCATTTAAGGGCTGCTGCAGCCGAAGCAAATCGTACCGCTCTTCTCAATTCCCAGTTTTTCAGTAATCCATAGATAAAAGCCCCATGAAACACATCTCCACATCCCGTCGTATCGACAGCCTTAACCTGAAACGCCGGTAGATAAAAAAACTCCCTGTTGGTAACCGTGAGACTCCCCTTATCACCAAGCGTTACAATAACAGCCTTCGGCCCAAGTTTCAGCAACTCTCTTGCCGCCTCTTCAGCTGCATCTCTATGGTAAAACTGGCACACAAAATCTTCCGAAGTTATATAGTAATCTGCTAATCCCGCAACTTCAAGAGATCCCTCTCTGAAGCTGCCTGCATCCACAGCCACTAATACTCCCGCATCCCGGGCACACCGTGCGGCCTCCAGAGAGCCTTCAATCATAAGTTCGTCCAGATGAAGAACCCGTGCGCACCTGATTAAATCCTTATTTACCTCTTCAGGGCTAAATGGTGATACTGTTGCCTTTGACCAGAAGATGGTCCTTTCCCCGCTTTTTTTCTCTATTGGAATAAACGCAAATTGAGATTTCTTCCCATTTTCGACTACCAGGTGATCAATATTCACCCCCTCTTCACGCAGGCCATCCTGGATAAGTTTACCAAAATAGTCATCAGATATTTTACCAATGAACGAAGTAGAAACTCCCAGTCTCGAAAGGGTAACCAGAGCAGTAGCAACCGGTCCTCCCCCCTGTATGGTAAGATCGGCCACCTCTCTTTTCATATTGATACCTGGATACTTTTCAACTCTTCCAAGGTAATCAACAGAGCACTGCCCTAATCCGACTACTTCATATCTCATACATTATTTAATGGTTGAACCAAAACTAGCCATCTGCTGTGTTGTTACTTTTCACTATCAGGCCCAGATCCTTTATCATTTGAAAATCATCCTCTGGTGTTTTCCCCTTTGTAGTCAGGTAATTACCGATCATGGTGCTGTTTGCACCTGCGTAAAAAATCCAGCTCTGCAGATCACGTAAATTTGCCTCTCTTCCCCCTGCAATCTTTAGCTCCTTGTCTGGAAATATGAAGCGAAAGACAGCGATGGTCTGGAGAATCTTCATGGGCGTTAATGATTTTTCCAGATACAAGGGTGTACCGGAAACCGGATTAAGGAAATTGAGCGGTATCGCATCTACATCAAGCGCCTTCAATGCAAAAGCCAAATCGAGCCTATCCGCAACACCCTCTCCCACTCCGAATATGCCTCCACTGCATATTGCCATACCGGCCTGTTTTGCGATCTTGATTGTCTCTACCCTTTCTTTATAAGAGTGCGTGGTACATATAGTTGGATAAAAACTCTCTGAAGTCTCAAGATTATGGTTTACCATTTCAACTCCGCTGTCTGCAAGCTTTTCAGCCATTACTTCTGTAATAACGCCAACAGAAGTGTGTATCGGCACCCCCTCTTCCTTTGACATCTCAGCTATGTAGCCGCACATTGTATCAAAATCTTTGCTGCCATCAAGGCCATAACCGCTTGTTACCGCTCCGATGCAGTCTGCTTTCAATTTTTTTCCGCCTTTAACTGCCCGGGCAAATTCTTCCTTTTTCATTAAAGGGAAATTTGATATATCTGTTTTATATCTACTTGACTGTGAACAGAATGTACAATCCTCTGTACACCCTCCCTGTTTGATACTTATTATCGAACAATAGCTGATAACATTCTGGAAGAAGTGGTAGCGGATACGGTTTGCCCAATAAAAGAGGTCGTAAACCTCATTCTCCTCTAACGTCATCAGGAAATATGCATCATCATAAGAAATTTCTTTTCCCCTCATCGCTCTATCCGCAATTTTTTGTATCTTTGCATTCATAATTTCAACAGCACCGAGATAAAATTTTATCACTATACATTTGCTCTACCCATTGAATATTCCAGCAGTGCAGGGTGAATTCCCTCTTACCCACCTTTCTGCAGTTCTCTATATTTCTTACTGATCGTGTCCCAGACTATTTCCGGCTGATCCGAACTAATATAAGACATACACGCACCTGCATCAAAGCACCAGGTGGCCATATTCCTCACACCCGAATCAAAGGCACTTCCAATCGCAGTAGAAACTTCCGGCTCTCTCCCCTCGGGGACTCTGAAACCCTGTATCCAGATTTGAGGTTCTTTATGATACCTCTCACAAAGCTGTACAACCTCCTTCGAAATCCGTCCAACAAAATCCTCTACCTCTTTCCCGTAACAGAACCAGTAAGGATCGCTTCCAAATATATCTATGTTCTCCATCTTTGCAATTTTTTCCCACTGATAAAGCCCATACTTAGGTTCAGGCATTGGAAGCACACAGATGGAATTTATTAACCCCTTTTTTGCAGAAGAGTTTGATAGGAATTCTATAAAATTCACTATCGTGTTCTGTCTGAACTCTTTGACATCTTCAGAAAATTCTATGGGCATTTCATATCCATAATAATCCCTGAAAAGATCTTTACAGGTAAGGCACGTGCATCCCCATACAATTTTTTTCTTACCAAAGAGATCAGACAATTCCCCATAATAAAGATGTGGTTCATCCCAAAAGACTCCCTCCGCTCCTGTATGTGCAGCGAGTTCTATCCATTGTAGCATATTGTCCCTGAAAGATTTTGCGTTCAAACACGCCTTATTAACCTTAATTTCTCCTTCCGTAAAGCTTAACCTCTGCCT is drawn from Candidatus Scalindua sp. and contains these coding sequences:
- the gspG gene encoding type II secretion system major pseudopilin GspG is translated as MDKKEKKVRRTGVNGFTLIELLIVMVIIGLLAAFIVPKLIGKVGTSKQTAAKAQIELLSTALDMYRLDTGKYPSQEAGMNALITKSDGTKNWNGPYLKKSVIPNDPWGAEYVYKYPGEHGDYDLLSYGADGSEGGTDEDADIVSWE
- a CDS encoding M48 family metallopeptidase, which codes for MSNNEKDKALHLSKKYSAQKNISLLSGACVTILYLVFMALLGSNILKYYLWFITTNQYLLIALYLFAFILLLELFTMPLQLYSGFILEHLFKLSNQTFLGWIRDELKKFLLSVVFLIFLGEIMYLFLRNFPGSWWILTSIVWIFFSIIMAKLAPVLILPLFYKMVPIERVDIKEGFLKLAEGTGITIEGVYKINLSKNTKKANAALAGLGSTRRVLLGDTLLESYSSAEINSVFAHELGHHVYHHIWKLLAIGVITSFAGFALCHYVVINVLTYFGFQYIHDIAAFPLLCIVFAFFGLLLLPIQNACSRRWERACDKYAIIKTNNPQAFISTMNKLADQNLADRAPNRIIELLFYDHPPIAKRIEVAKNFL
- a CDS encoding PfkB family carbohydrate kinase; the protein is MRYEVVGLGQCSVDYLGRVEKYPGINMKREVADLTIQGGGPVATALVTLSRLGVSTSFIGKISDDYFGKLIQDGLREEGVNIDHLVVENGKKSQFAFIPIEKKSGERTIFWSKATVSPFSPEEVNKDLIRCARVLHLDELMIEGSLEAARCARDAGVLVAVDAGSFREGSLEVAGLADYYITSEDFVCQFYHRDAAEEAARELLKLGPKAVIVTLGDKGSLTVTNREFFYLPAFQVKAVDTTGCGDVFHGAFIYGLLKNWELRRAVRFASAAAALKCRKIGGRTAIPNLQEVNGFLKNDGQVR
- the bioB gene encoding biotin synthase BioB: MIKFYLGAVEIMNAKIQKIADRAMRGKEISYDDAYFLMTLEENEVYDLFYWANRIRYHFFQNVISYCSIISIKQGGCTEDCTFCSQSSRYKTDISNFPLMKKEEFARAVKGGKKLKADCIGAVTSGYGLDGSKDFDTMCGYIAEMSKEEGVPIHTSVGVITEVMAEKLADSGVEMVNHNLETSESFYPTICTTHSYKERVETIKIAKQAGMAICSGGIFGVGEGVADRLDLAFALKALDVDAIPLNFLNPVSGTPLYLEKSLTPMKILQTIAVFRFIFPDKELKIAGGREANLRDLQSWIFYAGANSTMIGNYLTTKGKTPEDDFQMIKDLGLIVKSNNTADG